One region of Solanum pennellii chromosome 6, SPENNV200 genomic DNA includes:
- the LOC107023458 gene encoding acid phosphatase 1 translates to MRIFVFLVLLTVAIGTENLNSHVFPRPLIIEYPEKQWKDELKCTTWRFVVETNNLSPWKTIPEECADYVKEYMVGPGYKMEIDRVSDEAGEYAKSVDLGDDGRDVWIFDVDETLLSNLPYYSDHRYGLEVFDNVEFDKWVEKGTAPALGSSLKLYQEVLSLGFKVFLLTGRSERHRSVTVENLMNAGFHDWHKLILRGSDDHGKTATTYKSERRHEMVEEGFRIVGNSGDQWSDLLGSSMSYRSFKLPNPMYYVL, encoded by the exons ATGAGGATTTTCGTGTTCTTGGTGTTGTTGACTGTTGCAATCGGAACTGAAAATCTCAATTCTCATGTGTTTCCAAGGCCATTGATTATTGAGTATCCTGAAAAACAATGGAAGGATGAGTTGAAGTGTACGACTTGGAGGTTTGTTGTTGAAACGAATAATTTAAGTCCATGGAAGACGATTCCAGAGGAATGTGCTGATTATGTCAAGGAATATATGGTAGGTCCAGGTTATAAGATGGAGATTGATAGGGTTTCGGATGAGGCGGGAGAATATGCCAAAAGTGTTGATTTGGGAGATGATGGAAGAGATGTGTGGATTTTTGATGTTGACGAAACTTTGCTTTCTAATCTTCCTTATTATTCTGATCATCGTTATGG ATTGGAGGTATTTGATAATGTGGAATTTGATAAATGGGTTGAGAAGGGAACGGCGCCAGCCTTGGGGTCCAGCTTGAAGCTTTATCAAGAAGTTCTGAGTCTGGGATTCAAAGTTTTCTTGCTGACTGGGCGCAGTGAAAGACACAGAAGTGTTACTGTGGAGAATTTGATGAATGCTGGATTCCACGATTGGCACAAGCTCATTCTGAG AGGCTCCGACGACCATGGCAAAACAGCAACAACCTATAAATCAGAGAGACGACATGAGATGGTAGAAGAAGGTTTCCGCATAGTGGGCAACTCAGGAGACCAATGGAGTGATCTGCTAGGCTCCTCTATGTCTTATCGCTCATTCAAGCTTCCAAACCCGATGTATTACGTTCTTTAA